The segment GACATTTTTTTCATGAGtatgagtcagtgtgtgttttgctttttgcatAAGCTTTAACAAGCAGTCCAAAAAAGCATAAACTGTGAAACTTTCCACCAAATCCATTACTGGCACCATCAGCAGTAGGGAGCCAGCTGTGGTACCAGAGCAGCTCGCGTTGGGACAGAGTAGTCGGGCGAGCCTTATAAGGAAGACAATCCGAAAGGAGTCGGCCTAGTAGAGCTTAGTCATGGGGCCTGGAGCCAAGTCCTACTGTTAGGTTAGTTTTCTTGCTGGTTGTCACTGCAGCTGTACCTTCAAACCTGCAGTTTTCACTGGAGCTCACAGGTACAGATCCTGCATTAAGCACTCAAGTAGTGCTGAGAGAAGTCAGCTCAGCCTCACTGCTACAACAGGCAAGCTGCAGGTCAGTCCACTGACAACAAAGCTGCAAGAATTACACCCACGTAGAGCGCTACCTGTAGtgtctccaaaaaaaaaaaaaaaaagtattttaacacCGTTTAAGACTCGTGTTAAACTTTGGGAGTTACGCAACTCtgaggaaaaagtaaaaaatggaGCTCATGACTGTCGagtgacagaaaacaatgtttgctttgtttttgagTTATACAtgataacagtgttttttttattcggAAATCCCAGTATGTATGAGTGCAGAAAGGTATTTGATGTCATAGATAAGTAGAAAAACCAATAAGTATCATAAAGTCACGTTTAGGTGCTGTAGATACTTTTTTAAGGTGGATGCTGTCAGCGCAGCACAGTCTGTTGTAGATCTTATTTGTGGTGTAGTTCTTGTAGTGCTGGTCAGCGTCATCTACTGCACCTTGAAAGGTCGATGTGCTGAAAACATAAAGGTGTTATCAAAGGAaacatgtaaactgtaaaattcTTCTGCATCTCTTTAACACATTAACTGAattttactgtatctgtcaAACAGTTATGCAAACTGTTGTATTTGGCCGGAGCTGCAACTTGCGTCACTCACACTTCAAACACTGGAGATATAATTGTATGTTTGTACTACTAATTTCATTCTTGCCTCATGGCTATCATAACTTCACGTACAAATTTCTTACAGACCAGATATGCCAACTTTCACATAATCCCAGTGTAGGGAAAGATGTTGACGCAGAGTGTAGAAACCTTTAGTGGCATCCACTGAACGCCTGCCCCAAACCTGACCCTAACAGGGGTTTGCTGTATCCTTTGGAAAATCTGACTGCGATCTGTAATAACTATCTGTGGGACACCCACCTGCAAGAGTAGGAGAACAATACTCGAAGGTGAAACATTGAGGAGGGACTGGAATGGACGTGCACAGTGACTTTCCTTTGCTCTTGCTTCTTGGCTATCTTCCACTgttgttctcttgtttttttaaggattttCCTGCACCCAGCGTTCAGAGATAATGACCTTTTGCAGGCATTAACGGGCCAAATGAGACCCTCGAGAGTCTTTTGGTATTCAAGACATACAAAAGTCCTGTGGAAGTCTAGCTCCTTTGTTCCactttctgcatgtttttgtatgaATGTACAAAGGAAAACCACAGGGCTTCTCTCATAAACGCATCATTGACACTAAAGATAGAGTGCAGCTGGGTGCGCCGGGAAGAAATTTATTGATTacacactgctctgtgtgtttggataTTTACAGTCAGTAAGTATTGAGAACTCACATTATTATctctatgtgtgcatgtggttgtgtttgttaGATCGTTATTTAGGCCGTATCTATCACAGTGAAGttgacatgtacacacattttcCTAGCTGCGCGACTTAAACCCTGTCTAGTGATATAGagctgtgtgtactgtacatacatcaGAACACTTTATTGCCTAGCAGAGGAGTCTATCCTGTCTGTTTGTCATTTGAATTCCTTAAATGTCTTCATCGCTTTAATCTTGGCAAGGCTTAGTAAAACTGTTCTCAGACTTGTTTTGGTGCTGTGTGCAGCATGGCCGGTCATGAGACATTAGTTTTGACATTATGAAGATATTTGTGAAATccactttgtctgttttcataaATAGATTCTGACTTGTAATGTGTGGCAATAATTGTAATACTGAGTGGCAGATGTTAATTCTTTCACAACTGGATGCATGTAGAGTTCATCGGGGGAATGGCTAATAGCCCTTGTGTGCCCCTTGCTGGTCATCACGGTAACTACATCAACTGGGGTGTTAACGAGATTAATACAAATCATGTTTCCTCTTTAGTTTTATATATGAAGTGATTAATCGACCCAGaatttacattcattcattcattccctCAAATGTTTTGCTATTGAAAACAGCTCGAACCACAGTAGCACAACCTTTGCAAGACTGCTGAACTATATCAGCTTCATATTTGTAACACTTTGTGAAgtttctctcctgctgtctctctgcaggaggTGGATGTGGAGGGAAGAGTGCGCTTAGTGATGGAGAGTGCCCTGACTGCCCGGGACAGGGTTGGGGTGCAGGActttgtcttgctggaaaattACAACAGTGAGGCCGCCTTCATCGAGAACCTGCGGCGACGCTTCAGAGAAAATCTCATCTATGTAATAAAGCTTATTTTTCCTCATATGTTCCAAAACATTATAGTCAGTGTGGTGAGGCATATTTCAATGTGTCATCTCTTCTTCTAACATTTTGGCTCAGACTTATATTGGATCCGTGCTGGTGTCAGTGAACCCTTACAAAGAGCTGGAGATTTACTCCAAGCAGCAGATGGAGCGTTACCGAGGGGTCAGCTTCTATGAAATATCGCCTCACATGTGAGTCACTTCCTTGTcctcagccttttttttttttttcaaactccTCAGATGTCAAATGCCATGATAACAATTATCTAAAACCTAGAGTTATTCTGTGTTGAATTATTAAAGTAGTTCTCAGATTTTTGCAGCTGCATTCATACAGTAgatgatataatatatatgttatattatatttattggtAAATGAGCGTGTTATATTcattttgtgacatttacacgtaaacaaatcaaatgaacaggttattttacagtttagttttacttGATTTGTTATGCATGTACTGGTGTATTTCCATTGTATTCCACCACAGTCAGTTCGTTTTCTCCCTCAGCTACGCTGTGTCAGACAACACTTACCGGGCCATGCGGACTGAGAGGAAGGACCAGTGTATTCTCATATCAGGTGAGAGTGGTGCAGGTAAAACTGAGGCCTCCAAGAAGATCCTCCTCTACTACGCAGTCACTTGCCCTGCTAATGATCACATGGCTGCCCTCGGTGACCGCCTGCTGCAGTCAAACCCTGTTCTTGAGGTATTTGGCACTTCAGACTAATTTTCTCATCATATTGTTGCTCTTTTTTTGGCACCGCCTCTAATTTTGTGGCTTTTTTGCTGGATGCAGGCATTCGGCAACGCCAAAACACTGAGGAATGACAACTCCAGCCGCTTTGGGAAATACATGGATGTTCAGTTTGACTTCAGGGTAAACACGCCCTTCTGCTTCTTTAGAGAAAACACATGCACTTTAACCTCCAGAATGCTGAAGCTTTGTTTGACCATTGCTCTCTGCTCACACCTCACCTTAGGGGGCACCAGTAGGCGGTCACATTCTGAACTATCTGCTGGAAAAGTCACGAGTAGTACACCAGAATCACGGTGAGAGGAACTTCCACATCTTCTATCAGCTTCTGGATGGAGGTGATGATGACCTGCTTAACACACTGGGCCTGGACAGAAACCCTCAGAACTACAACTACCTGGTCAAGGTGTGCATGGTCTGACAAATTGTTTGTTTCAAAGTGAAGTCTATGCAGTTGTttgttaaatgtattattatttttttcttaggGTAACTGTCCCAGAGTCAGCTCCATTAGTGACAAGAACAATTGGAAAGTCGTGATGAAGGCCCTCTCTGTTATTGGCTTCACTGAAGCAGAAGTGCAGGTCGAAGGCTTCTTTATTTGCATCAACTTGCTGCatcaaacatgttaaatataaatgttatttttgtagttcattaataaatgtattctcAGTGACTCCTGTTTAGACATTAATTTGGTTTTAAACATCACTATTTCATATGTGAGAttgttgtttactgtatttcttttgtCTGACCTCAGAAATTGCTGAATGTCATCGCCAGTGTTCTCCATCTGGGAAACGCTCAGTTTGGAGAAGGGGAGGAAGGAGAAACTTATATCACCACTGAGACCCAGATAGCAAATGTGGCGAAGGTCAGAACAGTCCCACTGGTATTACTGGATGTTCAAATATGCACAAAGAGCTGCAAAAAGGCATCGCTGAGAacagatgtgttgttgttttgcagctgcTGGGTGTTGATGGCTCAGCCCTCACGGAGGCACTCACTCATAAGAAACTCACTGCCAAAGGAGAGGAGGTGACagtcttttcatctttctctgtgAATAGTTAGTTGATTTCAGAATCTCAGGTTGCACACGTGTCTTTTCATTGCAGATGATCAGCCCACTAAGTTTTGAGCAGGCGATGTCCGCCCGCGACGCCTTAGCCAAGGCCGTGTATGGTCGGACCTTCACTTGGTTGGTGGAAAAGCTCAACCAGTCGTTGGCTCTGAGGGTGCAGTAACAGCTCTGCTAACATTTACAAATTGTTATATTATGGAGTTGTGTTTTGCCACCTCACTTCTTGACATGACTTGATTTGTTGTGCAGGATGAAATCCACCACAGCAGTAAGGGGGGCTCAGTTATAGGACTTCTAGATATCTATGGCTTTGAAGTCCTACAGCACAACAGGTATGagttacttttttttgtcaaatctTAATCTGCCTTTCTGAACATTATATATCACTCTAGTATGTTTGACCTCATACTTCTTCCTACAGTTTTGAGCAGTTCTGCATCAACTACTGCAACGAGAAACTCCAGCAGCTTTTCATTGAGCTCACCCTTAGATCCGAGCAGGAGGAGTATGAGACAGAAGGAATTGCAGTGAGTTCCTTTATTGAATGGTTGTCAAAACAAAGAGGCTTGATGTATTTATTCATCTTCATATTTCCATGCTAACACAACACTGTTTCCTTCCAAATGTCTCCGTCTAATTTCAGTGGGAGACGGTGCAGTACTTTGACAACAAGATCATATGTGACCTGATAGAGGAGAAGCACAAAGGCATCATCTCCATTCTGGTGTGCACTTCAACAGCtagtttgcatgtttgtcttaGGAAATGGTGCTGTCTTGCTAATGTAAGTCTGAGTCCATGTAGGTAAACAGGGCTGTCTTTCAGGATGAGGAGTGTCTGAGACCTGGAGAGGCCTGTGATATCTCCTTTTTGGAGAAGTTGGAGGACAGGCTGGGTGGCCATCCTCATTTTGTCACGTAAGCATCATGTCACGTCATGAGATACATCTCAGAAACTCTTCTGAATACAGCTTCTTATACTCTTATGTGTATTTCAGTCACAAGTTGGCGAATGGAAAAACTCGCAGGGTAATGAGTAGAGAGGAGTTCAGGCTGTTACATTATGCCGGAGAGGTCAACTACAATGTCAATGGTAATCATTAGGCGATATCTATTCATGCATTAATTCTTCTGTAAGAAGCGACAGATATTACAGAACAACACACTGAttctttaataaaatgtttttgtataattttatcACATAGGTTTCCTAGACAAGAACAATGACTCACTGAGCAGGAACCTGAAAGAGGTGAGAATAATAAAGAGCTTTAGAAACCCCTGTGCCTCTTGCCTTTGCCTGATTTGGGAAAAGGGCATACCGTGTTCTAATGTGGTGATGTGGTTTGGTGTATATTCAGGTCATGTGCCAGTCAGAGAACCAGATCCTGAGCTACTGCTTCCGCAGAGAGGAAGTGATAGACCAGAAACGCTCAGAAATGGTGAGAATTGTTCCTGTGTACTTTCTCcgtctttcactctctctttgactCTTGAAGACCGACACTCAAACACCAAACTACAGAGAATTTCCCAACATTAATGGTTTCTTATTTCTCCTTCAGGCTGCCAGTCAGTTTAAAAACAGCCTGATGAAACTAATGGAGATCCTCATGTCCAAAGAGCCGTCTTATGTGCGATGTATCAAACCCAATGATGCCAAGCAGCCAGGTACACTTTTATAATAAGTTTATAATaagttgtgttttacagttctACCCTTCTCAAATACCAGTGTACAAAATTGTGGAATCTAAAAAAATACTGGAATAACTGTAAGTACAAACTTACTGCCTTTGTTTGTTACAATAACACactaatattacatttaaaatgtaatatagaCAGTACAGTGTATTGAATACTTTAAAATTCAATTTATGGGAGTGTTTCATTCTTAAAACTGGGGCCAAATGACTAACATGAGGAGAGGCACTGTATAATGAGTGCTAAATATTAAACTAGAAACATCACAGTAGCACAACAGctgattgttttatttagaaCAGTATTCAAATTACTCAAAGAAAACAGGCTTTAGTGGCATTTGTCAACACTTTGTGTCACCACTGCACTGAAATCCTGACTGAATTGACAAAGACACAGCTGCATTGTGACTTTTGTGATATAATTAAGGAGCCATCGTTCATTAAACACATCTGTTCATGTCCAGTACATGTTCTGTATATTATAGCATGTGCACCCTCACTTCTCCCTGTAGGAAAGTTTGATGAAGTTCTGGTCAGACACCAGGTGAAGTACCTGGGCCTGATGGAAAACCTGAGAGTCAGGAGGGCTGGCTTTGCCTATCGGCGTCGCTTTGAAGCCTTTCTACAGAGGTACCTGAACTCTCTCTGAATGTTTTACAGCCTCAGTGTTAATTATGATCATACCACTGTATTCGGTTTCCTTCATTCGGTTTCCTTCATTGCAATCATTCACATATAGGTATAAGCCACTGTGCCCGGAGACGTGGCCCAACTGGCATGGTAGACTGGTAGATGGTGTGTCCACGCTAGTCAACCACCTGGGCTACAAACCAGAAGAGTACAAACTGGGAAGGTAATGTGTTGCTAAAAAGAGAGGACAAGAGGACACGATTCACCAATACTGTCATAATTTATCATAGGTCCAACAACACGGGATGTGATTATGCCACTTGGTGGTGAtcccatttttttttgtctgttttctacaGATCGAAAATCTTCATCCGTTTCCCCAAAACTCTCTTCACCACTGAGGACATGCTCGAAGCAAAAAGGCCAGACATAGGTCAGTAAGAGTGGTGACTGAAATGAAATGGAAGCTAAAGGTTAAAGATGTCACAAATGATAATTAGGTTATTGTATAATGTGTTGGATTGCAACATATTGTCATCattcacattatatatatatatatttaaggaCTTTGGTTATCTTATGAGaacacaacatgacattttaatacACAAAATACGTAATCAGTGGATTTCATTTTATCCATCTTTAATATCTTTTTGTCCAGCTTTGACCCTGCAGACATCATGGAGAGGCTACAGGGAGAGATCCAAGTATCAGCGCATCAGACATGCAGGTCAGAGCACATCCCACTGTTCATAGAGCAGGTCAAATTTATATTTACTTGACTTTTCCAACATTTCTATTCAGGCCTACATTGATAGTCTGTGTCATGAAACTACTCTACAGTAAGCTGGGGATGTTACTTGATGTTACTCTATGCATGTATGTCTATAAATAGTGATAGTGATCCAGTCTGGGTGGCGAGGGATGAAAGCCCGCCGGAGGGCAAAGAGGCGTCGACAGGCTGCCGACTTAATACGCAGGTGCTTGAATGTTACtttttttactgttgtattCTTACGTCTGTGTCTATTCTTACTTCTGCGTTTTGCATGGGTAGTAAAATCCCTAACTTgtgtctttcttctctttcatcagATTCATAAAGGGCTTCATCTATCGTCATGAGGAATACTGCCTTGAGAATGAGTATTTCCTGGATCACGTGCGCTACTCTTTCCTCAAGAATCTACGTAAAAACCTGCCGCAGAATGTTTTGGACAAAAGCTGGCCGacacctcctccctccctcgTTGAGGTGCACACAGAAAGTTCCTCTGTTgactgacatactgtagctaTTTACAGATAAAAGTCTGATTATATACAAGGAAAATATCTGTGGCGTTAATAAAGCAAACTCTACATGGTGCTTCACAGGCTTCTGAGCACCTGCGGACGCTGAA is part of the Anabas testudineus chromosome 14, fAnaTes1.2, whole genome shotgun sequence genome and harbors:
- the myo1ca gene encoding unconventional myosin-Ic, with the protein product MESALTARDRVGVQDFVLLENYNSEAAFIENLRRRFRENLIYTYIGSVLVSVNPYKELEIYSKQQMERYRGVSFYEISPHIYAVSDNTYRAMRTERKDQCILISGESGAGKTEASKKILLYYAVTCPANDHMAALGDRLLQSNPVLEAFGNAKTLRNDNSSRFGKYMDVQFDFRGAPVGGHILNYLLEKSRVVHQNHGERNFHIFYQLLDGGDDDLLNTLGLDRNPQNYNYLVKGNCPRVSSISDKNNWKVVMKALSVIGFTEAEVQKLLNVIASVLHLGNAQFGEGEEGETYITTETQIANVAKLLGVDGSALTEALTHKKLTAKGEEMISPLSFEQAMSARDALAKAVYGRTFTWLVEKLNQSLALRDEIHHSSKGGSVIGLLDIYGFEVLQHNSFEQFCINYCNEKLQQLFIELTLRSEQEEYETEGIAWETVQYFDNKIICDLIEEKHKGIISILDEECLRPGEACDISFLEKLEDRLGGHPHFVTHKLANGKTRRVMSREEFRLLHYAGEVNYNVNGFLDKNNDSLSRNLKEVMCQSENQILSYCFRREEVIDQKRSEMAASQFKNSLMKLMEILMSKEPSYVRCIKPNDAKQPGKFDEVLVRHQVKYLGLMENLRVRRAGFAYRRRFEAFLQRYKPLCPETWPNWHGRLVDGVSTLVNHLGYKPEEYKLGRSKIFIRFPKTLFTTEDMLEAKRPDIALTLQTSWRGYRERSKYQRIRHAVIVIQSGWRGMKARRRAKRRRQAADLIRRFIKGFIYRHEEYCLENEYFLDHVRYSFLKNLRKNLPQNVLDKSWPTPPPSLVEASEHLRTLNMRNMVMKYCRRVQPEWKKQMMQKVVASEIFKDQKDSYPHSVGRLFLDSRLEREQINLKVVQTLGNDKVQYGISVVKYDRRGFKPRPRQLLLTNTFAVLVDRTKIKQRIDYAALRGISVSSLSDGMFVLHMPSEDNKQKGDVVLHCDHVIELVTKLAMMANKTSYVNVNPGSIRFAVARGKEGIVDFVRGSELKVTKGKRGHLLVTAPRISTT